The Astyanax mexicanus isolate ESR-SI-001 chromosome 7, AstMex3_surface, whole genome shotgun sequence genome has a window encoding:
- the mtrf1l gene encoding peptide chain release factor 1-like, mitochondrial, giving the protein MAASGCQKLSRVLQLLRLAAVKPGVFSRRQTAQSADTPSSTGPLYVRHCSTAALLRHTCRHLRLQRGFHTTTWALAARILSVEEIFSMQSLHRYLRKVQTEYRDCLHSLNTGDSQIDEEELRGKRERLSVLDPLVQRITELEEKQKELEETEALLKENDADLHELAQTEKENCLTTIQEIKQQIISALIPEEESDMSDLVLEVTAGIGGQEAMLFTAEIFTMYQNFASFHGWGFEILEFMSSDIGGVRHATASISGPLSYKKMKFEAGVHRVQRVPKTEKQGRMHTSTMTVAILPQPAEISFTINPKDLRIETKRASGAGGQHVNTTNSAVRIVHLPTGIVSESQQERSQIINKEKAMKVLLAKLYSAKLEEETSKRLQARKLQIGTKGRSEKIRTYNFCQDRITDHRIGKTLHDLDAFLLGEDLLDEMSSSLQQFYDQEALMDFLEDNNTD; this is encoded by the exons ATGGCCGCGTCTGGCTGTCAGAAGTTGAGTCGAGTCCTGCAGCTGCTCAGATTAGCTGCGGTAAAGCCCGGGGTTTTCTCCAGGAGGCAGACTGCGCAGTCTGCAGACACACCGAGCTCTACTGGACCGCTGTATGTCAGACACTGCTCTACTGCTGCACTGCTGAGACACACCTGCAGACACCTGAGACTCCAGCGAGGCTTTCACACCACGACCTGGGCCCTGGCAGCGAGGATTCTCAGTGTGGAGGAGATCTTCTCCATGCAGTCTTTACACAGATACCTGAGGAAGGTGCAGACTGAGTATAGAGACTGCCTGCACTCTCTGAACACTGGAGATTCTCAGATAGATGAAGAGGAGTTGCGAGGAAAAAGGGAGAGACTGTCTGTTTTGGATCCTCTGGTCCAAAGAATTacagaattagaagaaaaacagaaGGAGCTCGAGGAAACAGAGGCTTTACTAAAAG AAAATGATGCTGATCTGCATGAACTCGCGCAGACTGAGAAGGAGAACTGTCTAACCACTATTCAAGAAATCAAACAACAG ATTATCTCTGCTCTGATCCCCGAGGAGGAGTCAGATATGAGTGACCTGGTCCTAGAAGTCACTGCTGGAATTGGTGGTCAAGAGGCTATGCTTTTTACTGCTGAGATATTCACCATGTACCAGAACTTTGCTTCTTTCCATGGCTGGGGCTTTGAAATTCTGGAGTTTATGTCAAGTGATATTG GAGGAGTAAGGCATGCCACAGCCAGTATAAGTGGTCCACTCAGCTACAAGAAGATGAAGTTTGAAGCAGGGGTACATCGTGTCCAGAGGGTTCCAAAGACAGAAAAGCAAGGCCGGATGCACACAAGCACTATGACAGTGGCTATACTTCCCCAGCCAGCTGAG ATCTCTTTTACAATTAACCCTAAAGACCTGAGGATTGAAACAAAGAGAGCCAGTGGGGCTGGAGGACAACATGTCAACACAACCAACAGTGCTGTGAGGATTGTACACTTACCAACAG GCATTGTCTCTGAGTCTCAACAAGAGCGTTCGCAAATCATAAACAAGGAGAAGGCCATGAAGGTGCTGTTGGCCAAACTCTACAGTGCAAAGCTGGAGGAGGAGACCAGTAAGCGCCTCCAGGCCCGCAAACTACAG ATTGGCACCAAGGGCCGATCAGAAAAAATCAGGACCTACAACTTCTGCCAGGACAGAATCACTGACCACCGGATTGGGAAAACCCTGCATGACTTGGATGCATTTTTATTAGGGGAGGATCTGCTGGATGAGATGAGTTCATCTCTGCAGCAGTTTTATGACCAAGAGGCTCTCATGGACTTTTTGGAGGACAACAACACAGATTAA
- the fbxo5 gene encoding F-box only protein 5 gives MKCLARTRGSARSLFTEKEKVTVPVELKGQTVPQEDSAASLEPAVPVVSRHTDDNLRGSHNKENCRETLFSSGLQSDDEVALSSSSLAEDSGYLSLHNSQLEHVDSETSTERSLELRDSTVSSDTHSDSRSSCLPVLKFQEEVCNALAESFRKSQSYDWTVINKVAENYSLHNVIGGKMGLDHVDILCGLMKKDMKHILTRILSLLGDCDLISCRKVSRTWRKIICQDARALQRCKKAERMLRESGRSVGSLSRDFCLSRVVFSCLQTVASSTPVQKHTKKALTHTDGTQATPTPSRFEEFYEATKSLKCHEGLRSCRLCGSPARYDSAMQRAVCTRGSCAFDFCSQCQSAYHGSSPCQRGMIRSSRSHTGLVAGSTRSKRNIRRL, from the exons ATGAAGTGCCTTGCTCGGACAAGAGGTTCAGCTCGCTCTCTCTTCACAGAGAAGGAAAAAGTGACTGTTCCAGTGGAGCTAAAGGGTCAGACGGTACCACAAGAAGACAGTGCTGCTAGCCTAGAGCCAGCTGTGCCCGTTGTCTCCCGCCACACAGACGACAATCTGAGAGGCTCTCACAATAAGGAGAACTGCAGGGAAACACTGTTTTCCTCAGGCCTACAGTCTGATGACGAGGTGGCTCTGAGCAGTTCCAGTTTGGCAGAGGACAGCGGATACCTCTCCCTCCACAACAGCCAGCTAGAACATGTGGATTCAGAAACATCTACAGAAAGGTCCCTAGAGCTAAGAGACTCTACAGTGTCCTCAGACACCCATTCTGACTCTCGTTCCTCCTGCCTTCCTGTACTCAAGTTCCAGGAGGAGGTGTGTAATGCTCTGGCAGAAAGCTTTAGAAAAAGTCAGAGCTATGATTGGACTGTCATTAATAAGGTTGCTGAAAACTACAGCCTCCATAACGTTATTGGAGGAAAGATGGGGCTGGATCACGTGGACATTCTCTGTGGCCTCATGAAGAAAGACATGAAGCATATCCTCACCAGGATTCTCAGCCTGCTTGGGGATTGTGACTTGATTAG CTGCAGAAAGGTGAGCAGGACATGGCGCAAAATCATCTGCCAAGATGCAAGGGCTCTTCAGAGGTGCAAAAAAGCAGAAAGGATGCTAAGG GAATCTGGGAGGTCTGTTGGGTCTTTATCCAGAGACTTTTGCTTAAGCAGGGTGGTGTTTTCCTGCCTGCAAACTGTTGCCTCCTCAACCCCTGTTCAAAAGCACACAAAGAAGGCTCTGACCCACACAGATGGCACTCAAGCAACGCCTACTCCAAGTCGCTTTGAAGAGTTTTATGAG GCTACGAAATCACTGAAATGCCATGAGGGTCTGAGAAGTTGCCGTCTCTGTGGTTCTCCAGCTCGATATGACTCTGCCATGCAAAGGGCCGTATGCACACGTGGTAGCTGTGCTTTTGACTTTTGCTCACAGTGCCAGTCAGCTTACCACGGGTCCAGCCCTTGCCAGCGGGGAATGATCCGGTCGTCACGCTCCCATACAGGTCTTGTTGCTGGCTCCACTCGCAGTAAGCGCAACATCCGACGACTTTGA